One Streptococcus sp. S1 DNA window includes the following coding sequences:
- a CDS encoding DUF3042 family protein — translation MAKGFGKGFVTGVAGTVAAVAGAVYTFKKKVIEPEEQKAAFIEENRKKAARRRVSH, via the coding sequence ATGGCTAAAGGATTTGGTAAAGGTTTTGTTACTGGTGTTGCTGGTACAGTTGCTGCTGTCGCAGGTGCAGTTTACACATTCAAGAAAAAAGTAATCGAACCAGAAGAACAAAAAGCAGCTTTCATCGAAGAAAACCGCAAAAAAGCAGCACGTCGCCGTGTCTCACACTAA